TGCATATATTCATGTTCGTTTCTGAAAAAATAACTTCGGCATGTAAGAAACTAAACCAAGAATCTGAACGTAAGAActttctatttacattttttttctttttaacatggtttgcaaaaacaaaaatatattttatcacagaagaaaaacaatccGTATTTTCCTCACAATCCTAACATTTTACAAAGAGGtgtcgggggtgggggtgggggtggggtgacCAAATACCAGTGTAAGCATCAGTTAAGTGTCTTCAGGTACAAAAACACATGGATACATATCTAGAAAACATTCAATGGACATAACTGAGTCAATTTCCACGCCATCAATACGTTTCATGACAGTATGTTTGCAACCGAAGTAGATGGTCGTGGACGTTAAATTCTAAAGCGATAAAGTGCTAAATGGACATTTGGGCGTGCCCTTTGGAGAAGTGACCAATCATAAACACGTCACACCTGAAAAAAGACGCTTCAAATAGCAACAGAAGCCTGccgtcaaaaacaaacattcatcTATGTCCACTTGACGACTCGGAGACGAGAACGAGCTTCACCATTttctgctctctctctctctctctctctctctctctctgcacgGAGGAATAATGTCAGCCCTTCGCTTCAATACCATTTAAGCTCACCGGCAACGTGTTGTGGGTTTTAAAAATGTCGCTCTCAGAGTCAACACACACTGGATGCCAACCCCTTTTGCTGCCTTGCTAGCTGAGGAGAAGCACTCCTACATCCCCAAAGTCACACCGAGCCATTTATCAAAATCTCTTCTGCTTAACAGCTGGatacaaccccccccccatccccttCCTGTGCCTGTTCACcttcacacacaccaacaccgACAATGggaaatgtgtgtttgtcaAAACTTGCATCCCCTGTGTGCACATGACTGCAGGTATCCGCACGTGAGCGCCGTCTACTTAAGATGCAAAGCTTCAGGTTTCTGCGACCTTGCCCGCCGACAGATGAATTACATTCTTACTTTGTCGCCAAACACGCCGTGGATGCGTTCCAGCTGCTTTCAATATTCGCTCCTGTGATGTCACTTTCCAGATTGAGCCGCAACAAAATCCCAGCATCACAACACGCGCACGCCCAGACAGCAGAGCCCACCCCCTGTAGGAACAGATTGCAGAGCAAAGTGCAGCACTTGGctggctcctttttttttttccccactgcgTGACAGTGCTGTGCAAACTGCAGCTTTACCACAGCCAGGGTCCATTATTACTTGTCGTCCAATGAATAACAATGAGCTTGGCAATGATAAAAGCAGAAGAGGAACTTGGCCCAGAAAATGTGATGAGCTAGAgcactggacaaaaacaaaacctatCAGGAGCTAATGAGAGACAGAAATCTCCTAGAAAAACCAAGTGCTAGCTTGCATTAGTAGTACTATTAGTTTGTTAGACAAATGTAATATATAGCAGGCTCCTTGACAAATGAAGGCTCAGTTGGCCAACACAACAGGCTGGAAGGACTGGCTGGGATATTGCAGGTTGTAGCTCCCTAAACCTTCAACAAATGGCGGCTTCTCCATGTAGGAGATCTCACCGTTGGCGCCCATGATGCCCACACTCTGGGATGGAGGAGGGCTTGAAAAAGGGTCAAAAGACGGGTGGGTGTTGACAGTGTGGGGGGGCTGGAATGGGCTTGTGTGAGGTTGCATGGGCTGGGGGTCAGCATCAAAGTAGAGGGGACCCGGGGATCCTGGGTAGACAAACTCTTTGGCGTTGGGGGACAGCTGGCTGGGGAGGGGACCTCCGAGCGAGTGCATGGACAGAGACAGCGGCTTGTGCTTAAGCAGCTCCGGAGCCAAGATGGCGGTGGGAGAGTGGGAGAGAATCCTCTGTGCGGGGACACCGACCACGCCGTTGGAGGTCGCCGAGGAGCCGGCCACGCTGCATTTCTTCATCTTGGTGGAACCGAATTTGGTGGCTGCGAAAGCGGCTGTCGTGAAAGTGATGGGTTGAGGACGGGCGGCCGGTAGGGAGGAGGTGGGCTGCTGAACGGCGAGGTAGGGCAGCCCGCCGGTGGGAGGAGAAGGGGTGGATGTGTTGGAGGAGTGGTCGGCGGGGTCGGCGGGTGAGCTGGAGGTGGGGTAGCTGAAGAGCCCGGGGCAAGGCTGGGCAGACGGCGGTGTGGGAGAACTGGAGAGCGACGGCATGAGGGAAGGAGATGACTGGCTTCCAATTGGAATAAAGACCTGAGCATCTGGATTGAAGCCCAGATTCTTAGTTTCCTCCAACTCTGTTTCTCCTTTAACCTCTCTCATTGCCCCCTCAGGCCTCTCACCATCACAGCTGAGGCCTGGTGGGCCGTCCAGGTACAGCACCTTCACCGCCCCCTTCTCTCCAATCTGGTAGGACACCTCAAAGGGGTCGATCCACACGCTGAGCTCTGCAGGGACGTTTGCACGCACTTCATCTGTGTCCAGTCCGCTTCTCTTGGCGGCCAGCTCCACAACAGGGTCCCTGGGGGCTCCCAAGTGAAGGCAGCGGAACGCAGAACCTCGAAGAGGGTCCTCTGGGTACCAGTGACCCTCAAAGCGAGACACCAGAATCCTCTCAAGTTCCTCTCCGAAAAGGTCAGCTCGACGCCGAGGTAGCTTATTGTACAAATAGGACACGATGAAGTTGAGGGCAACCTTCACCTCTAGATGCATGACTGCACCAGGCTGGCGCTGCGCTGGGATCCTTTCAGATGATGGTGATGCGACGTGTAATGTCCGCGACTCTCCTCTGGCTCACTGTGCAGTGTGTGGTTTTATTGTCACCATGTTAAAAGGCACCTTGATGGCAGGGACAGCAGGGTGCTTGTGGATGTCTCAAGAAGAGCGGCCAGGGATTTCAGCTCTGTACAGATGAAGGTAGAACGAAAGTTGGTATTTCGCAAAGATCAGATGATCATTTGAGGGCTGAAGCAAGATTTGTAACAAAAACAGCCCCATCATATCATATTGTTACCATTTTTACACAGCCATTTGGAACCATTTTCATCAACATCACTGATGCTGCACTActtatttatgttgtatttatatttgtacacagtcatccctcaattggttccagacccgagaaGTAAAGCTATTTAATCATAGAATATTCTCATAGTTAAACAGAGAAACTattcacaaccttctaaatatgttttttaacaccattagagccctctagacatgaaataacacccctatagtgacctttacactcatattacccaatatagtaggcataagagaaaataagacataatatagactcacatgttagcattgggagagttccttgtttatGTTCCTTTTGTTTCCCacccgttttttttttcgttgttgttgtcttttttttttacgtccgGGACTTCTTGAGGTGGCtaatataacattactgacacctcgtgacgagtgtagaatattacatatcaacGCGTCTTTCGATGagttttctgaatgtcttatatttatttgcattttagtacattttgtcatagttatgcttaaaaatgcttaatatcGGCCCTAGTGACAGTGGCAGAATCCTTTTATTATCTGCGATTTTTAAACTTGTATCCATCCTGCCAGGACTTCCCAACTACTGTGCCGTGAGAGATCATCTGGTGTGCCACGCAACTGGTCCAGAAATGATTATTAACGACAAGCGTATTTTTgttcatctatctatctatctatctatgtcaGCGACATGCAGCGACAGGCTGAACAATTAAATGCAGAAGCATCCTGTTGGCATTCATAGAACAGAACAAGTCCTGCGTATGCTTTGTGGTGTGCCATGTGAGTTTTCTCATGTAAAATATGTTGCTTGGCTCaataaaagttgaaaaaaaaacactgcattttGTTATCTCGAGCTGTTAATATCATTGAATTGTCGCTACAAAAATCACATGAACTGCCTGTCCTCTCAGACATAGCatgattcaaataaaatgtaattggaGAGCCaataaaaagaggaaaaaaaacagtgggaGACAAGACGAGCATGTGAAATTTAAACAGTGGAATacactttcatattttgcttttgtaagAGCACAGGATGTACTGATGGATGAAACAGATGTGTTGTGGGCTTCATAAATCCTTTATAATCTGAATCTGATCCCATGGAGCTCCTCCCGCTTTAATGCTTCTCAGTCCATCCACGATCACGATGAGTCGAGGTcagataaaaaaatgaaaaaggcgGCATCCCGAGACGCATGTACGAGGAAGAACTGCAAAATGGAAGACCGCTTTCGTCAATAACACGGAAGACCCGTTTCCCACCGTGCGGTGCACGCGATGGCCCTCGCCCGTCCCCGCCCCCATGCACGAAAACAAGTCCCTCACATCAACTTCCCTGCCAGATGGGGATTCTTCATCTTTGAAAGACGCCTCTGATTAAAAGACAATTCCAATGTTGCCACAGATAAAGCGGCACAGGCCGGATGCAAGGATTTGGGAGTTTAAGATGATTTACGTTTGAAGTTTGACATGGAAAAGGTGACATTGAGAGGATATGGTGGGGGTTGGGAGGGTTGGTTGGCAGTGGGCTATAAATAGACATATTTTGCAGCGTCTTCAGACTTAATTAGTTAATCCTTAAAGCAGAGCAATTACTGCACGTCTAAAATTGACTATATAGATGCAGCAGATAGTCTGTATTCCTCCTTTAAAGGATTTCACTGGGCTAATGCCGCAGGCCGAGCACCAGCACCCAGGATGTGCTGTATAACgctatttttgtttacatggcGCTGCGAACATGTGCCACTGAGCTGTAAAATCTCTGCAGCATGACtgctcgtctttttttttttaagtgctctTTTCCAAGGTGATTCCAAagagagaaagaaacaaaaggaAAGCCCCATTCTAATGAAGACAATCCAATGCAAAACATCAAATGCTCAGTTTTCGTTCTTATTATTGTGGTaagtagtttgcagtggtagATACAGTACGGTGGAATCTGCTTTAAATAAACTTGCAATGGTTCTTCATGGGGTAGATTTCATTTTATAGAAATGCTTACAAATACTACCAGGGAGTACATTCATGCGATTGCTCCTCCTGGGAGCTGATGAATGACAGCCAGCGCGCCACACCGGCCAGGGGATCGGAGCCAACTTGCCCTGGCCAACTAAGCTAACCACGGAGCAGAATCATTGGTAACCACAGAGCAGCGCAAGTCCAAGTAAAGTAAAATGGCAGCAATTGTTCGTTagggaaaataaatatttaaaaaaatctttatttggAAATTAGATTGCGTGTTAGCGTGAATCAAGAGtatgattttttcccccccatttttttaaataaaaagcctTTTCTAATATTCAGACTGTAACTCAACGAGGCAATCAAGTTAGAATATCTTGTTAAATCTATACATTTCATGATGGTGTCAAAACGGAGTGTTGTTATCTTAGTAAAGGTAGAATTCTCAATACAGCTCATGTATCTCGTTAGATTGGAACCCATAATGCTGTGGCTGTCCAATTCAGATGCCCGTTTGAATTAATGTGCTGCCATACAATTATCTATAAATAAATGAGCACGCTCATGCTGTTGTTCGTACCATATGGGCCTGAAAGGTGGTGGGACACAGGGACTATAGAgccaaaatgtcaaaaagacaGTGGAGCAGAAGGGAAGCTGGGTTGACGGACTGGTGCCGAAACCAGAATCACTACACATTAATGACTTGAAACGATGTTAGATTGAATGTGCATCAAGGAATAAAGCGTAAACAAGCCCGTTAGACATCACTACATGATGACAGCTGCATCCTTTGAAAGGGGAAGCAAACATAAACAGAGAGAACACGTCCGACGCTGTTTTGCAAGAAAGACAGATCACTAAAATCATGTTGTAGACAAGCAAATGCAGGAGAATATTAGGCTAAAATGTGCCTTTCCGATGCAAACACCTACCTACTTATGCTTGACTTCGACCTGCTTTGAATACGTCTTGGCTTCTTCGGATTTCAAACTGTCAAGTCCATGAAAAAAACTTGGAGGAATACCTCACCTcgtcatttttattctttttaatagcGTGTCCAACCTCTAGCTAACAGTTGAGTGGATGAGCCAGGGAAACTTTACTGTGTGACAAGCCGGCGTATTTATACAGTGTGACTCGCCCACACCCCCATGACGCTAGGCACTACTTTCCTTCAATTATCATGCACactttattttcagaatgttTAGTGTATATTTTTCTTCTATAAAGAAGtactttaatacatttttccaaatCAATAACACATTTGACACATCAACATTATATAATAACAAAAGGTTGTACTATAATAAAAAATGGTATTAACATGATTCAGTATTTTTGATGATAATGTCTAAAAAGTAACCAAGACAAGAAATAAtatgaatgttttattttaatactaGAATGTATTAGTTGACCAAGTGGAGGATAGCGTAAAAGGCGGAGGGATATTTGTAGTTCTTAATGGCGCTGACAGCTTGCTAAAAATATAAGAGGTGATAGCAACAGAACCTCTATTGGCTGAGAAGGGGGTGGATTCACAAATTATTGGGCTGTAGTATCCAATCACAGCAGCAAACACGACATGCCTGTGAACAAGGGATTGTGGGAAATGACGTTCTTAAAAAGAACTAGTTATGCAGTCGTTGAAATTATTGTTTTGTGACAGTTTTCCCCCTT
This genomic interval from Dunckerocampus dactyliophorus isolate RoL2022-P2 chromosome 18, RoL_Ddac_1.1, whole genome shotgun sequence contains the following:
- the LOC129171361 gene encoding protein Tob2 produces the protein MHLEVKVALNFIVSYLYNKLPRRRADLFGEELERILVSRFEGHWYPEDPLRGSAFRCLHLGAPRDPVVELAAKRSGLDTDEVRANVPAELSVWIDPFEVSYQIGEKGAVKVLYLDGPPGLSCDGERPEGAMREVKGETELEETKNLGFNPDAQVFIPIGSQSSPSLMPSLSSSPTPPSAQPCPGLFSYPTSSSPADPADHSSNTSTPSPPTGGLPYLAVQQPTSSLPAARPQPITFTTAAFAATKFGSTKMKKCSVAGSSATSNGVVGVPAQRILSHSPTAILAPELLKHKPLSLSMHSLGGPLPSQLSPNAKEFVYPGSPGPLYFDADPQPMQPHTSPFQPPHTVNTHPSFDPFSSPPPSQSVGIMGANGEISYMEKPPFVEGLGSYNLQYPSQSFQPVVLAN